From a region of the Solanum stenotomum isolate F172 chromosome 2, ASM1918654v1, whole genome shotgun sequence genome:
- the LOC125855403 gene encoding pyruvate decarboxylase 1: MDFKIGAIDTCKPINGDIANVPTNKSVTIQNSTIPFNSPDSTLGRHLARRLVQIGVTDVFSVPGDFNLTLLDHLIAEPELNLIGCCNELNAGYAADGYARARGIGACVVTFTVGGLSIVNAIAGAYSENLPLICIVGGPNSNDYGTNRILHHTIGLHDFSQELRCFQTVTCYQAVLNNLDDAHELIDTAISTSLKESKPVYISVGCNLPGIPHPTFSREPVPFSLSPRLSNMMGLEAAVEAAAEFLNKAVKPVLVGGQNMRVAKACDAFVELADSCGYAVAVMPAAKGLVPEHHPHFLGTYWGAVSTTFCAEIVGSADAYLFAGPIFNDYSSVGYSLLLKKEKAIIVQPDRVTIGNGPAFGCVLMRDFLSALAKRLKHNPTSYENYHRIYVPDGLPLKCEPKEALRVNVLFQHIQNMLTGESAVIAETGDSWFNCQKLKLPQGCGYEFQMQYGSIGWSVGATLGYAQAAPEKRVIACIGDGSFQVTAQDISTMLRCGQRTIIFLINNGGYTIEVEIHDGPYNVIKNWNYTGLVDAIHNGEGKCWTTKVYCEEELVEAIETANGAKKDCLCFIEVIVHKDDTSKELLEWGSRVSAANSRPPNPQ, translated from the exons ATGGACTTCAAAATAGGTGCAATCGACACTTGCAAGCCCATAAATGGCGACATAGCAAATGTACCAACCAATAAATCCGTTACAATCCAAAACTCCACCATTCCATTCAATTCCCCTGACTCAACACTCGGTCGTCACCTCGCCCGCCGTTTAGTCCAAATCGGAGTAACCGACGTTTTCTCCGTTCCCGGTGATTTCAATTTGACACTTCTCGATCATCTCATTGCTGAACCTGAACTTAACCTTATAGGTTGTTGTAATGAGCTAAATGCCGGTTATGCAGCTGATGGATATGCTAGGGCACGGGGAATTGGGGCTTGTGTTGTTACCTTCACCGTCGGTGGATTAAGTATTGTTAATGCAATTGCTGGTGCTTATAGTGAAAATTTACCTTTGATTTGTATTGTTGGTGGACCTAATTCGAATGATTATGGAACTAATAGAATCCTTCATCATACTATTGGGTTACATGATTTTAGTCAAGAGCTTCGTTGTTTTCAAACTGTTACTTGCTATCAG GCTGTGTTGAATAATTTAGACGATGCTCATGAACTGATTGATACTGCAATTTCCACATCTTTGAAAGAGAGTAAGCCGGTTTATATTAGTGTAGGATGTAATTTGCCCGGGATTCCACACCCTACTTTCAGTCGTGAACCAGTTCCGTTTTCCCTCTCTCCCAG ATTAAGTAATATGATGGGCTTGGAAGCAGCAGTGGAAGCAGCGGCTGAGTTCTTGAACAAAGCAGTAAAGCCAGTGCTTGTTGGAGGGCAAAATATGCGCGTTGCAAAGGCATGTGATGCTTTTGTTGAGCTGGCTGACAGCTGTGGTTATGCGGTGGCAGTGATGCCAGCCGCTAAAGGTTTGGTTCCGGAACACCATCCACATTTCTTAGGAACTTACTGGGGTGCAGTGAGCACGACCTTCTGTGCTGAAATTGTTGGATCTGCTGATGCGTACTTGTTTGCTGGACCAATTTTTAACGACTATAGTTCTGTTGGTTATTCTCTTCTTCTCAAGAAAGAGAAAGCGATCATTGTCCAGCCTGATCGTGTGACAATTGGGAACGGACCTGCATTTGGTTGTGTTCTGATGAGGGATTTCCTTTCCGCATTAGCAAAGAGATTAAAGCATAATCCAACTTCTTATGAGAATTATCATAGGATTTATGTTCCTGATGGACTTCCTCTCAAATGTGAGCCTAAGGAGGCATTAAGGGTTAATGTTCTATTTCAGCACATTCAGAATATGTTGACTGGTGAGAGTGCTGTGATTGCTGAGACGGGGGACTCGTGGTTCAACTGTCAGAAGCTGAAATTGCCACAAGGATGTGG GTATGAGTTCCAAATGCAGTATGGATCTATTGGTTGGTCTGTTGGTGCAACTCTTGGTTATGCACAAGCTGCACCAGAAAAACGGGTGATTGCCTGCATCGGTGATGGTAGCTTTCAG GTGACTGCTCAAGATATTTCAACAATGCTAAGGTGTGGGCAGAGGACCATTATCTTCTTGATAAACAACGGTGGTTATACAATTGAAGTTGAGATCCATGATGGACCTTACAATGTGATTAAGAATTGGAACTACACAGGATTAGTCGATGCAATCCATAACGGAGAAGGAAAATGTTGGACAACTAAG GTTTATTGTGAAGAGGAGTTGGTGGAAGCAATTGAAACAGCAAATGGAGCAAAGAAAGATTGTTTGTGTTTCATTGAAGTGATTGTCCACAAAGATGACACTAGCAAAGAGCTGCTTGAATGGGGTTCTAGGGTCTCAGCAGCTAATAGTCGTCCACCAAATCCACAGTAA
- the LOC125855483 gene encoding transcription factor bHLH140-like isoform X2 → MHSVGLKWAEKLLSENTSLTFRLGYHSVPSMRQLHLHVISQDFDSNHLKNKKHWNSFNSPFFRDSVDVIDEVSQNGKAILKDENVLSMELRCHRCRSAHPNIPRLKAHISSCQAPFPAFLLQNGRLVFSEAKL, encoded by the exons ATGCACAGTGTTGGCCTGAAGTGGGCAGAAAAGCTTCTATCTGAAAACACTTCATTGACATTCCGCCTTGGATATCATTCG GTTCCTTCAATGCGTCAACTGCATCTTCACGTGATAAGCCAAGACTTTGATTCCAATCATCTTAAGAATAAGAAGCATTGGAACTCATTCAATTCCCCCTTCTTCCGGGATTCAGTTGATGTAATAGATGAAGTTAGTCAAAATGGGAAGGCCATATTGAAGGACGAAAATGTCCTTTCTATGGAGCTAAGGTGTCATCGATGTCGAAGTGCACATCCAAACATTCCTCGTCTTAAAGCACATATCAGTTCTTGTCAAGCACCCTTTCCTGCATTTTTGCTGCAAAATGGTCGTTTAGTTTTCTCAGAAG CCAAATTATAG
- the LOC125855483 gene encoding transcription factor bHLH140-like isoform X1, whose amino-acid sequence MHSVGLKWAEKLLSENTSLTFRLGYHSVPSMRQLHLHVISQDFDSNHLKNKKHWNSFNSPFFRDSVDVIDEVSQNGKAILKDENVLSMELRCHRCRSAHPNIPRLKAHISSCQAPFPAFLLQNGRLVFSEGKDANHGI is encoded by the exons ATGCACAGTGTTGGCCTGAAGTGGGCAGAAAAGCTTCTATCTGAAAACACTTCATTGACATTCCGCCTTGGATATCATTCG GTTCCTTCAATGCGTCAACTGCATCTTCACGTGATAAGCCAAGACTTTGATTCCAATCATCTTAAGAATAAGAAGCATTGGAACTCATTCAATTCCCCCTTCTTCCGGGATTCAGTTGATGTAATAGATGAAGTTAGTCAAAATGGGAAGGCCATATTGAAGGACGAAAATGTCCTTTCTATGGAGCTAAGGTGTCATCGATGTCGAAGTGCACATCCAAACATTCCTCGTCTTAAAGCACATATCAGTTCTTGTCAAGCACCCTTTCCTGCATTTTTGCTGCAAAATGGTCGTTTAGTTTTCTCAGAAGGTAAAGATGCAAATCACGGAATTTAG